A part of Microbacterium terregens genomic DNA contains:
- a CDS encoding helix-turn-helix domain-containing protein — MPSRPTPMDKTETLAWLRRISGDLATATNRRLEETLPWYAEMPPARRSAVGLVAQAGISSFIQWYDDPDSTPWIAADIFAAAPRELLRSVSLTQTLQLIRVTVEVTEQRVAGKGNDLREGILLYSREVAFAAADVYARAAEARGLWDARLEALVVDSILTGEADEELPSRIAALGWHGHGEVAVLVGTTPPQFDVDQLRRTARKLGVDVLIGVQGSRLVLVLGRAELPGRPEDEPELPFPEIAKRLEPGFGPGYLVLGPAVPALVDASQSARASLAGFAVARAWRNAPRPVEADDLLPERALAGDPLAKQTLVERIYRPLQAHSADLVTTLWSYLDNGRSLEATARELFVHPNTVRYRLKRVSDVIGWDATGPREALILQTALILGSIGTDTTRRRVPSLRRGTA, encoded by the coding sequence ATGCCCTCTCGCCCGACACCGATGGACAAGACCGAGACGCTCGCATGGCTGCGGCGGATCTCGGGCGACTTGGCGACCGCCACCAACAGGCGACTGGAAGAGACCCTGCCCTGGTACGCCGAGATGCCACCGGCGCGCCGATCGGCCGTCGGCCTCGTCGCGCAGGCGGGTATCTCGTCGTTCATCCAGTGGTACGACGACCCTGACTCCACACCCTGGATCGCGGCGGACATCTTCGCTGCGGCGCCGCGTGAGCTGCTGCGCAGTGTAAGCCTCACCCAGACCCTGCAACTGATCCGCGTCACCGTCGAGGTCACAGAGCAGCGCGTCGCGGGTAAGGGCAACGACCTGCGAGAAGGCATCCTGCTGTACTCCCGCGAGGTGGCGTTCGCCGCAGCCGATGTGTATGCCCGCGCCGCGGAGGCGCGCGGACTGTGGGATGCGCGCCTGGAAGCGCTCGTCGTGGACTCCATCCTGACCGGCGAGGCCGACGAAGAGCTCCCGAGCCGAATCGCGGCACTGGGTTGGCACGGCCATGGCGAGGTTGCGGTGCTCGTCGGCACCACTCCCCCGCAGTTCGACGTCGACCAGCTGCGCCGAACCGCGCGGAAGCTCGGGGTGGACGTGCTCATCGGCGTGCAGGGATCCCGGCTGGTCCTGGTGCTGGGCCGAGCCGAGCTGCCCGGACGCCCGGAGGACGAGCCCGAACTGCCGTTCCCCGAGATCGCGAAGCGACTTGAGCCCGGGTTCGGACCCGGATACCTCGTCCTCGGTCCCGCTGTTCCCGCCCTCGTCGACGCCAGCCAGAGCGCGCGCGCCTCACTGGCCGGTTTCGCGGTTGCACGGGCATGGCGCAATGCTCCGCGGCCGGTCGAGGCTGATGATCTGCTGCCGGAGCGTGCACTGGCAGGCGACCCACTGGCCAAGCAGACGCTGGTGGAGCGCATCTATCGCCCCCTGCAGGCCCACAGTGCTGACCTGGTCACGACTCTCTGGAGCTACTTGGACAACGGTCGCTCGCTGGAAGCCACCGCGCGCGAGCTGTTCGTTCACCCCAACACCGTCCGCTACCGCCTCAAACGGGTGTCGGATGTCATCGGCTGGGACGCGACCGGTCCCCGGGAGGCCCTCATCCTGCAGACCGCCCTCATCCTCGGCTCGATCGGCACCGACACCACGCGCCGGCGCGTGCCGTCCCTGCGCCGAGGTACCGCGTGA
- a CDS encoding ACP S-malonyltransferase, translating into MIIAVFPGQGSQTPGFLTPWLQLEGAAARLAEYSEWAGVDLVAAGTDWDADQIRDTRVAQPLIVAASLLSWGALAERAAFAGVAGHSVGEFAAAAATGVLSDEDALRLVGIRGRAMAEAASAEQTGMSAIIGGDEPSIVTRLEQLDLTPANYNGAGQLVAAGSLAALQALSADPPAGTRVIPLQVAGAFHTRYMAPAVDALRQAAATVAPADPDRTLWSNRDGASVGSGAEFLDLLVDQVASPVRWDLCMAAFAADDVTGIVEFSPAGTLTGLAKRALRGVPGVAVKSPDDLLVAAALISGENA; encoded by the coding sequence GTGATCATCGCCGTCTTCCCCGGGCAGGGCTCGCAGACTCCGGGTTTCCTCACGCCGTGGCTCCAGCTCGAAGGCGCCGCCGCGCGTCTGGCCGAGTACTCCGAGTGGGCGGGTGTGGACCTGGTCGCCGCCGGAACCGACTGGGACGCGGATCAGATCCGCGACACTCGGGTGGCCCAACCGCTGATCGTCGCCGCCAGCCTGCTCTCGTGGGGCGCGCTCGCCGAGCGTGCAGCCTTCGCGGGCGTCGCAGGTCACTCGGTGGGTGAGTTCGCCGCCGCCGCGGCCACCGGCGTGCTGAGCGACGAGGATGCCCTGCGCCTCGTGGGGATCCGCGGTCGCGCGATGGCTGAGGCGGCTTCGGCCGAGCAGACCGGAATGAGCGCCATCATCGGCGGCGACGAGCCGTCCATCGTCACGCGGCTGGAGCAGCTCGACCTCACGCCCGCCAACTACAACGGCGCCGGCCAGCTGGTCGCGGCCGGGTCGCTCGCCGCCCTGCAGGCTCTGAGCGCCGACCCGCCGGCCGGAACCCGCGTGATCCCGCTGCAGGTCGCCGGAGCGTTCCACACCCGCTACATGGCGCCCGCCGTGGACGCACTGCGGCAGGCTGCCGCCACCGTCGCGCCCGCCGACCCGGACCGCACCCTCTGGTCCAACCGCGACGGCGCGAGCGTCGGCTCCGGCGCCGAGTTCCTCGATCTGCTCGTCGACCAGGTCGCCTCGCCCGTGCGCTGGGACCTGTGCATGGCCGCCTTCGCGGCCGACGACGTCACCGGCATCGTGGAGTTCTCGCCTGCCGGAACGCTCACCGGCCTGGCCAAGCGCGCGCTGCGCGGCGTGCCCGGCGTTGCCGTCAAGAGCCCCGACGACCTCCTCGTCGCGGCCGCCCTCATCTCGGGAGAGAACGCATGA
- a CDS encoding beta-ketoacyl-ACP synthase III, with protein sequence MTRPTLKQSQGVPFTRIYSYGAARGDLTVTNDELVGPIDSSDEWIRQRTGIITRTRASVGILAVDLATDAAVEAIEKSGVDPADIDLVIVATISNVQQTPSAAAVVADRVGANPAAAYDSNAACAGFAYGVAQADALIRTGSAHYALVIGAEKLSDVVDPTDRSISFLLGDGAGAVVIGPSDFPGISPAVWGSDGSKAHAVGMNATLIDYREGDANWPTLRQEGQTVFRWAVWDMAKVAKQALEAAGIEASDLAAFIPHQANMRIIDEFAKQLKLPDTVMIARDIETTGNTSAASIPLATHRLLEEHPELSGGLALQIGFGAGLVFGAQVVVLP encoded by the coding sequence ATGACCAGGCCAACGCTCAAGCAGTCGCAGGGTGTGCCCTTCACCCGCATCTACAGTTACGGCGCCGCGCGTGGTGATCTCACCGTGACGAACGACGAACTGGTCGGTCCGATCGATTCGAGTGACGAATGGATCCGGCAGCGCACCGGCATCATCACCCGCACGCGCGCCTCCGTGGGGATCCTCGCGGTCGATCTGGCCACCGACGCCGCCGTCGAAGCGATCGAGAAGTCCGGCGTGGACCCGGCCGATATCGATCTGGTCATCGTGGCGACCATCAGCAACGTGCAGCAGACACCCTCCGCGGCTGCCGTGGTCGCCGACCGCGTCGGAGCGAATCCCGCCGCCGCATACGACTCGAACGCCGCCTGCGCAGGGTTCGCCTACGGCGTCGCTCAGGCCGACGCGCTGATCCGCACCGGCAGCGCGCACTATGCGCTCGTCATCGGCGCCGAGAAGCTCTCCGACGTCGTGGACCCCACCGATCGCAGCATCTCGTTCCTGCTCGGGGACGGTGCGGGTGCCGTCGTGATCGGACCGAGCGACTTTCCGGGCATCTCCCCCGCCGTATGGGGATCCGACGGCTCGAAGGCGCACGCGGTCGGCATGAACGCGACCCTCATCGACTATCGCGAGGGCGACGCGAATTGGCCCACTCTCCGCCAGGAGGGTCAGACCGTCTTCCGGTGGGCGGTCTGGGACATGGCGAAGGTGGCGAAGCAGGCGCTGGAGGCGGCGGGGATCGAAGCATCCGATCTTGCGGCGTTCATCCCGCACCAGGCCAACATGCGCATCATCGATGAGTTCGCAAAGCAGCTGAAGCTCCCCGACACCGTCATGATCGCGCGCGACATCGAGACGACCGGCAACACGTCTGCGGCGTCCATCCCCCTCGCCACCCACCGTCTGCTCGAGGAGCACCCCGAACTGAGCGGCGGCCTCGCCCTTCAGATCGGGTTCGGTGCCGGACTCGTCTTCGGCGCGCAGGTCGTCGTCCTGCCCTGA
- a CDS encoding acyl carrier protein yields the protein MAFSNDEVLAGLAELITDETGISADEVALEKSFTDDLDIDSISMMTIVVNAEEKFGVTIPDDEVKNLKTVGDAVTFITSNQA from the coding sequence ATGGCATTCAGCAACGACGAAGTCCTCGCCGGACTCGCCGAGCTCATCACCGACGAGACGGGGATCTCTGCCGACGAGGTCGCCCTCGAGAAGTCGTTCACGGACGACCTCGACATCGACTCGATCTCGATGATGACGATCGTCGTCAATGCCGAGGAGAAGTTCGGCGTCACGATCCCCGACGACGAGGTCAAGAACCTCAAGACCGTCGGCGACGCCGTCACCTTCATCACGTCGAACCAGGCGTGA
- a CDS encoding beta-ketoacyl-[acyl-carrier-protein] synthase family protein translates to MSTSRIVVTGIGASSPIGGTAPESWSALMSGASGARTLDYEWVSQYELPVTFAAEALVRPETVLERPEAKRLDPAAQFALVAAREAWADAGSPDVEPERFGVDFATGIGGVWTLLDAWDTLRDKGPRRVMPMTVPMLMPNAAAAAVSMHLNARAYARTVASACASSTESIVNALEHLRLGLADIVIAGGTESAIHPITVASFASMQALSRRNDDPAHASRPYSVDRDGFVMGEGAAAVVLETEAHARARGAKIYAVVAGGGITADSYHITAPEPDGLGASRAVRLALEAAGASVDDVTHINAHATSTPTGDIAEYRALRSVFGDRVHEIPVSATKASTGHLLGGTGALEAIFTILALRDGHAPPTINLTTQDPEIPLRVSGTAIPLGDGPQLAISNSFGFGGHNAVVAFASV, encoded by the coding sequence ATGAGCACGTCACGCATCGTCGTCACCGGAATCGGAGCGTCGTCGCCGATCGGAGGGACCGCTCCGGAGAGCTGGTCCGCCCTGATGAGCGGCGCGTCGGGTGCGCGCACTCTCGACTACGAATGGGTGTCTCAATACGAGCTCCCGGTGACCTTCGCCGCGGAGGCGCTGGTCCGTCCCGAGACGGTGCTCGAGCGCCCCGAAGCCAAGCGTCTCGACCCCGCTGCACAGTTCGCGCTCGTCGCGGCGCGTGAGGCCTGGGCGGATGCCGGCAGCCCCGACGTCGAGCCGGAACGCTTCGGCGTCGACTTCGCAACGGGCATCGGCGGGGTGTGGACGCTGCTGGACGCCTGGGACACCCTGCGAGACAAGGGTCCTCGTCGGGTGATGCCGATGACCGTCCCGATGCTGATGCCGAACGCCGCAGCGGCAGCGGTGTCGATGCACCTGAATGCTCGTGCCTACGCCCGCACCGTCGCTTCGGCCTGCGCGTCGAGCACGGAGTCGATCGTCAATGCGCTGGAGCACCTGCGACTGGGCCTGGCGGACATCGTGATCGCCGGCGGCACCGAGTCCGCCATCCACCCCATCACCGTCGCGTCCTTCGCGTCCATGCAGGCGCTGTCCCGGCGCAACGACGATCCCGCGCACGCCTCGCGTCCGTACAGCGTCGACCGCGACGGCTTCGTCATGGGCGAGGGTGCCGCCGCCGTCGTTCTGGAGACCGAGGCGCACGCACGGGCCCGCGGAGCCAAGATCTACGCTGTCGTGGCCGGCGGCGGCATCACCGCCGACTCGTACCACATCACCGCGCCGGAGCCTGACGGGCTGGGTGCCTCGCGGGCCGTCCGGCTCGCGCTGGAGGCGGCCGGGGCGTCGGTGGACGATGTCACCCACATCAACGCGCACGCCACGTCGACACCGACCGGCGACATCGCGGAGTACCGGGCACTCCGTAGCGTCTTCGGCGACCGGGTGCACGAGATTCCCGTGTCGGCGACCAAAGCATCCACCGGCCATCTGCTGGGAGGAACGGGTGCGCTCGAGGCCATCTTCACGATTCTCGCTCTCCGCGACGGGCACGCTCCGCCCACCATAAACCTGACGACGCAGGACCCCGAGATCCCGCTGCGTGTCTCGGGCACGGCGATCCCCCTCGGTGACGGCCCGCAGCTCGCCATCAGCAACTCGTTCGGCTTCGGCGGGCACAACGCGGTGGTGGCTTTCGCGTCGGTCTGA
- a CDS encoding DUF3145 domain-containing protein codes for MATTKARGVIFIHSAPRALCPHLEWAVGRALGHAVSFDWAEQPVLSGSRRAEFYWEGPAGTGAALATAIRGWEHLRFEVSEDPTPRSDGGRWLHTPGLGIHYAQTDSAGNVVVGEDRIRYAMELAAGDPVELHHELQVALGAAWDAELEPFRHASDDASVVWLHKVS; via the coding sequence ATGGCGACGACCAAGGCGCGTGGAGTGATCTTCATTCACTCCGCGCCACGTGCATTGTGCCCCCACCTCGAGTGGGCGGTCGGTCGCGCCCTCGGCCATGCGGTGAGTTTCGACTGGGCCGAGCAGCCTGTGCTGTCCGGCAGCCGCCGAGCTGAGTTCTACTGGGAGGGTCCGGCCGGAACGGGCGCCGCTCTTGCGACGGCGATCCGCGGGTGGGAGCATCTGCGGTTCGAGGTCAGTGAGGATCCCACACCCCGCAGCGACGGCGGAAGGTGGCTGCACACCCCTGGCCTCGGCATCCATTACGCACAGACCGACTCCGCAGGCAACGTCGTGGTCGGCGAGGATCGCATCCGTTACGCCATGGAACTCGCCGCGGGCGACCCGGTCGAGCTGCACCACGAGCTCCAGGTGGCACTGGGCGCAGCGTGGGACGCCGAGCTCGAGCCGTTCCGACACGCGAGCGATGACGCGTCCGTCGTCTGGCTGCACAAAGTGAGCTAG
- a CDS encoding DUF262 domain-containing protein — translation MATATNIDATAVNTVAWLSASEATIVVPVYQRQYRWDIGACEQLLGDIRAVADSDERHMHFIGSVLSSLSVDRGSAELVLIDGQQRITTLMLLIAALHHTVRSERPDLAGELEQVLVRVSDRTRTKLRPHRAWADVFESVVMDRRSPDDEQRESRFDDNYAFFRSQISVEEAPRIWGGLQKLEHVAITLGAGANAQQIFESLNSTGEPLRDHELIHNYVLMGLSHAEQSEIEDSFWVPIEQNTGESIGSFWRHFLVMRTGREVTVAGERGVYDAFRQEFPRLELASLRAHAAEWKEYSEIYRILLDPAHATDADLSRQLAQVNTFGRGMYPLVMRAYRDYARGEVEKSALVATLEFIQALLLRRSVVGIGTDRLVARLCRARADGQRSLETAMSRITPSDERVRVALKYSDLPHPAYVLGRLADVDTLADVAVEHVFPLAPGDAWTGDGTRAWVDYSDDEQNSHRALAGTLGNLTLLEDALAERVADKAFAEKRAAYARSGIGLTREVADVMAWGTAAIAARTAELTDAVLAVWSRPPVVGIDDDGLTPVLDAQRRRGWPRGWQREFEYVEYRGEHWEVHDVKYLFNRVFKRLWADSRPAVVAFSARRGGPIYAAQAWNGQWDALDESHFLYMGWDSKYMLTAVQGVLEEAGLAAEVFVKYSYIGAAM, via the coding sequence ATGGCAACTGCCACGAACATCGATGCGACCGCCGTCAACACCGTCGCCTGGCTGTCCGCGTCCGAGGCGACCATCGTCGTCCCGGTGTACCAGCGCCAGTACCGGTGGGACATCGGCGCGTGCGAACAGCTCCTGGGCGACATTCGCGCCGTCGCCGATTCCGACGAGCGGCACATGCATTTCATCGGGTCTGTCCTCTCCTCCCTCAGCGTGGATCGCGGATCTGCCGAACTCGTGCTCATCGACGGGCAGCAGCGGATCACCACCCTCATGCTGCTCATCGCCGCTCTTCACCACACCGTCAGATCCGAACGACCGGATCTCGCCGGCGAGCTCGAGCAGGTGCTGGTGCGCGTCTCGGACCGGACGCGGACCAAGCTGCGACCCCACCGCGCGTGGGCGGATGTGTTCGAGAGCGTCGTGATGGATCGCCGGTCCCCCGATGACGAACAGCGCGAGTCCCGCTTCGACGACAACTACGCGTTCTTCCGTAGTCAGATCAGCGTCGAGGAGGCGCCGAGGATCTGGGGCGGTCTGCAGAAGCTGGAGCACGTCGCCATCACCCTCGGCGCGGGTGCGAACGCCCAGCAGATCTTCGAGAGCCTCAACTCCACCGGCGAACCGCTGCGCGATCACGAGCTCATCCACAATTACGTTCTCATGGGGCTCTCGCATGCCGAGCAGAGCGAGATCGAGGACTCGTTCTGGGTGCCCATCGAGCAGAACACCGGCGAATCGATCGGCAGTTTCTGGCGCCACTTCCTGGTGATGAGAACCGGGCGGGAGGTCACGGTCGCCGGCGAACGTGGCGTCTACGACGCCTTCCGCCAGGAGTTCCCGCGACTCGAGCTCGCGAGTCTGCGCGCGCACGCCGCGGAGTGGAAGGAGTACTCGGAGATCTATCGCATCCTGCTGGATCCCGCTCACGCCACCGATGCGGACCTCTCACGGCAGCTGGCCCAGGTCAACACCTTCGGCCGCGGCATGTACCCGCTCGTCATGCGCGCCTATCGCGACTACGCCCGCGGTGAGGTGGAGAAATCGGCGCTGGTGGCCACGCTCGAGTTCATCCAGGCGCTGCTCCTGCGCCGAAGCGTGGTGGGTATCGGTACCGACCGGCTCGTCGCGCGACTCTGCCGTGCCCGGGCGGACGGACAGCGCAGTCTGGAGACCGCGATGAGCCGGATCACACCCTCGGACGAACGCGTGCGAGTGGCACTCAAGTACAGCGACCTTCCGCACCCCGCCTACGTGCTCGGCCGTCTCGCGGACGTCGACACCCTCGCCGATGTCGCAGTCGAGCACGTCTTCCCGCTCGCCCCCGGGGACGCCTGGACCGGAGACGGGACACGCGCCTGGGTCGACTACAGCGACGATGAGCAGAACAGCCACCGCGCCCTCGCCGGCACCCTGGGCAACCTGACACTCCTCGAGGACGCCCTTGCCGAGCGGGTGGCAGACAAGGCGTTCGCGGAGAAACGGGCCGCCTACGCCAGAAGCGGCATCGGCTTGACCCGCGAGGTCGCCGACGTAATGGCCTGGGGCACTGCCGCGATCGCTGCCCGGACCGCCGAACTGACCGACGCCGTGCTGGCGGTGTGGTCGCGCCCGCCCGTCGTCGGCATCGACGATGACGGGCTGACCCCGGTCCTCGATGCCCAGCGCCGCCGAGGATGGCCACGGGGCTGGCAGCGCGAGTTCGAGTACGTCGAGTATCGCGGCGAGCACTGGGAGGTCCACGACGTCAAGTACCTCTTCAACCGCGTCTTCAAACGGCTGTGGGCGGACTCGCGCCCCGCCGTCGTGGCGTTCAGTGCGCGGCGCGGCGGACCCATCTATGCCGCGCAGGCGTGGAACGGCCAGTGGGACGCGCTCGACGAATCCCACTTCCTCTACATGGGCTGGGATTCCAAGTACATGCTCACCGCGGTGCAAGGCGTTCTGGAAGAGGCGGGTCTGGCCGCTGAGGTCTTCGTGAAGTACTCCTACATCGGGGCGGCGATGTAG
- a CDS encoding alpha/beta hydrolase yields MDAVPRMASAEDYRECLAEVPRTAPTACGPVEYAERGLGEPILSVHGTLGGWDQGLVAAEPLRVNGFRIIAPSRPGYLGTPLSTGRTFAQQGDALAALLDALRIDRIIVFAVSGGGPAAYELAARHADRVSTLVQVDAVCIPGRIPTVAAQLLARDTLARAQLWLLRHATRQTLRALFRVASSEPSAVASERAAVLAAIPGRTVPLEATLRASLGAARRRPGMKNDFTTFTPAPLERITCPTLIVHARSDKTAPPANADYAHAHIAGAELYWMDGSHLAYGLEAADTAPAYVVNWLRDH; encoded by the coding sequence ATGGATGCTGTGCCCCGGATGGCCTCGGCGGAAGACTACCGCGAGTGCCTTGCAGAAGTCCCGCGGACCGCTCCCACGGCTTGTGGTCCGGTGGAGTATGCCGAGCGGGGTCTTGGCGAGCCGATTCTCTCCGTCCACGGCACCCTCGGCGGGTGGGACCAGGGCCTCGTGGCGGCCGAGCCCTTGCGCGTCAACGGGTTCCGCATCATCGCTCCCAGCAGGCCGGGATACCTGGGCACGCCGCTGTCGACGGGGCGCACCTTCGCTCAGCAGGGTGATGCCCTCGCGGCGCTTCTCGACGCCCTGAGGATCGACCGGATCATCGTGTTCGCTGTTTCGGGCGGCGGACCGGCGGCCTATGAACTCGCCGCCAGGCACGCCGACCGCGTGTCGACACTGGTTCAGGTCGACGCGGTGTGCATTCCGGGCCGGATTCCGACCGTGGCGGCGCAGCTCTTGGCGCGCGACACCCTCGCTCGGGCGCAGCTCTGGCTGTTGCGCCATGCAACGAGGCAGACGCTCAGAGCCCTGTTCCGGGTGGCGAGCAGTGAGCCCAGCGCGGTCGCGTCAGAACGAGCTGCCGTACTCGCCGCAATCCCCGGCCGAACTGTGCCGTTGGAGGCCACACTTCGCGCATCGCTGGGCGCGGCGCGGCGACGTCCGGGTATGAAGAACGACTTCACCACGTTCACTCCTGCGCCGCTGGAGCGCATCACCTGTCCGACACTGATCGTGCACGCCCGCTCGGACAAGACCGCGCCGCCGGCCAACGCGGACTACGCCCACGCGCATATCGCGGGCGCAGAGCTGTACTGGATGGACGGCTCTCACCTGGCATACGGCCTGGAGGCCGCCGACACAGCGCCGGCGTACGTCGTGAACTGGCTACGCGATCACTGA